Proteins found in one Gordonia sp. PDNC005 genomic segment:
- a CDS encoding ABC transporter ATP-binding protein, whose translation MTARRALARFVPLLRGHRRLLTTAALLFIVAAGCDAVGVFVLSDVVDSALDSDTTTALIPLACIWIAITAASSLGDYFGQVIAAKESEKIVLTLRDTVFAHVQRLSPAAHRRRGIGDLVVRHSSDLEAVEHLVASGLLTGVIAVVNMVALLIAAFWMNTVVTVVAVCAVPPIALLSAWYGRRQTQETWRERDADSALTDTLHSALTGHEVTVAYNQEHTEQTALHRRGRDWMAARVALTRVEAGFGAMLGFAQVLVSLGVAIVGVWQVRHGAMSVGQLMALTGYVAMLYPKFQELAEVRLSLASTGVSAARIAELLDEEPHSPDLPGARTLTIHEGRVEFRRIVMRRGARTVLRNAELTLPAGRVTALVGPSGAGKSTMAALIGRLEEPDGGSVHIDDIDLASTTAGSVRDHVTVLPQAPMIKPGSIAENIAYGRPDASRDDVISAAVAVGADDFIRALPGGYDTVLADGGLELSGGQRQRLCIARALLRDTRILVLDEPTSALDDESVADLIDPLRALTENRTTLLITHDSRVLRLADRVATLRDGRVLEPETCWSVEGDHSQRVVRDRAEVEHAVAFDDTCGEREIDVVEPDLARHRAVEGEAEGPQGLVRRRPHTFGGSREYLPGPQRQLEERFEDAVAR comes from the coding sequence ATGACCGCCCGCCGTGCCCTTGCCCGCTTCGTCCCGCTGCTTCGCGGTCACCGCCGCCTGCTCACGACGGCGGCCCTGCTGTTCATCGTCGCGGCGGGTTGCGACGCTGTCGGCGTGTTTGTGCTCTCCGACGTCGTCGACAGCGCACTCGACTCCGATACGACAACCGCGCTGATCCCCCTCGCGTGCATCTGGATCGCCATCACGGCAGCGTCATCTCTAGGCGACTACTTCGGCCAGGTGATCGCCGCGAAGGAGTCGGAGAAGATCGTCCTGACGTTGCGGGACACCGTGTTCGCTCACGTCCAACGGCTCTCACCGGCCGCTCACCGGAGGCGAGGGATCGGTGATCTGGTGGTCCGACACTCGAGCGATCTCGAAGCCGTTGAGCACCTCGTCGCGTCGGGCTTGCTCACGGGTGTGATCGCGGTCGTCAACATGGTCGCACTCCTCATCGCCGCGTTCTGGATGAACACTGTCGTCACCGTCGTCGCGGTGTGCGCGGTGCCGCCGATCGCGCTGCTGTCGGCCTGGTACGGGCGCCGACAGACCCAGGAGACGTGGCGCGAACGTGACGCCGACTCCGCCCTCACCGACACTCTGCACTCGGCGCTGACCGGTCACGAGGTGACCGTTGCGTACAACCAGGAGCACACCGAGCAGACCGCACTGCATCGTCGCGGACGGGACTGGATGGCGGCACGGGTGGCGCTGACTCGGGTGGAGGCGGGCTTCGGCGCAATGCTCGGATTCGCCCAGGTGCTCGTGTCCTTGGGCGTCGCGATCGTCGGCGTGTGGCAGGTTCGTCACGGTGCGATGAGCGTCGGCCAGTTGATGGCCCTGACCGGCTATGTCGCGATGCTGTATCCCAAGTTCCAGGAGTTGGCCGAGGTCCGCTTGTCGCTGGCGTCGACCGGGGTCAGCGCGGCCCGGATCGCAGAGCTGCTCGACGAGGAACCCCACTCACCGGATCTCCCCGGAGCACGGACACTCACCATTCACGAAGGTCGGGTTGAGTTCCGACGAATCGTCATGCGGCGCGGCGCCAGAACGGTGTTGAGGAACGCCGAACTCACCCTTCCCGCCGGTCGGGTGACTGCGCTTGTCGGCCCCAGCGGCGCGGGCAAGTCGACGATGGCTGCGCTCATCGGGCGCCTTGAGGAACCCGACGGCGGATCGGTGCACATCGACGACATCGACCTCGCTTCGACGACCGCGGGGTCCGTGCGCGACCACGTCACCGTGCTGCCGCAGGCACCGATGATAAAACCCGGAAGCATCGCAGAGAACATCGCCTACGGGCGACCCGACGCGTCGCGGGACGACGTGATCAGCGCAGCCGTCGCGGTGGGCGCCGACGACTTCATCCGCGCCCTGCCCGGCGGCTACGACACGGTGCTGGCAGACGGTGGACTCGAGCTGTCCGGCGGACAGCGTCAACGTCTGTGCATCGCTCGAGCACTGCTGCGCGACACCCGAATCCTTGTGCTGGACGAACCGACATCTGCGTTGGACGACGAATCGGTCGCCGACCTGATCGACCCGCTCCGGGCGCTGACCGAGAACCGCACCACGCTGCTCATCACGCACGACTCCCGGGTTCTGCGTCTCGCAGACCGAGTGGCGACGCTCCGAGACGGTCGAGTCCTCGAACCGGAGACGTGCTGGTCAGTCGAGGGCGACCACAGCCAGCGCGTCGTGCGCGATCGTGCCGAAGTAGAGCACGCCGTCGCGTTCGACGACACTTGTGGCGAACGAGAAATCGACGTCGTCGAGCCTGACCTCGCGCGCCACCGCGCCGTCGAAGGTGAGGCCGAGGGCCCACAGGGTCTCGTCAGGCGCAGGCCCCACACGTTCGGGGGCTCGCGCGAGTACCTTCCTGGCCCTCAGCGGCAGCTTGAAGAGCGCTTCGAGGACGCTGTTGCGCGGTGA
- a CDS encoding MFS transporter, producing MRRSRTIENWDAEDVVAWESGGKDIARRNLIWSVVAEHVGFSVWSLWSVMVLFMPSDVYGISAGDKFLIGAVATFTGAVLRFPYTMATTRFGGRNWTIFSAVVLLVPVTATIVLLANPGQPLWMYLVCAALTGLGGGNFASSMTNINAFYPQRLKGWALGLNAGGGNLGVPAVQLLGLLVLALVGDTEPYWVCAFYLVALVVAGIGAALFMDNLVGPGVDMTAMRAAVANKNTWVIALLYIGTFGSFIGFSFAFAQLLVINFKADGQSASDAALHAASIAFIGPLLGSISRVYGGKLADRIGGSVVTLGVFVGMIGAAALLIVGNGSLTVSVIAFIALFVLSGMGNGSVYKIIPSVFDAASRSLPLDEAGRSDYSRSMSGAVIGIAGAVGGLGGVGINLVLRQSYQSGDAGSGVWAFTVFAVFYLIAALVTWRAYVATPAAVSGGDAQAPASEPATSGTIAS from the coding sequence GTGAGACGCAGTCGCACGATTGAGAACTGGGATGCGGAGGACGTCGTCGCATGGGAGTCCGGCGGGAAGGACATCGCGCGCCGAAACCTCATCTGGTCGGTGGTCGCAGAACATGTCGGCTTCTCCGTGTGGTCCCTGTGGTCGGTGATGGTGCTGTTCATGCCCTCCGACGTCTACGGGATCTCGGCCGGTGACAAGTTTCTGATCGGCGCAGTCGCCACCTTCACCGGTGCGGTGCTGCGGTTCCCGTACACGATGGCCACCACCCGTTTCGGCGGCCGCAACTGGACGATCTTCTCTGCGGTGGTGCTCCTGGTCCCGGTCACGGCGACGATCGTCCTGCTCGCGAACCCCGGCCAACCGCTCTGGATGTACCTCGTGTGTGCTGCGTTGACCGGTCTCGGCGGCGGAAACTTCGCATCGTCGATGACCAACATCAACGCCTTCTATCCCCAGCGACTCAAAGGCTGGGCGCTCGGTCTCAATGCAGGCGGGGGCAATCTGGGTGTGCCCGCCGTCCAGCTGCTCGGACTTCTCGTCCTGGCGCTGGTCGGCGACACCGAGCCCTACTGGGTGTGTGCCTTCTACCTCGTCGCGCTGGTGGTCGCAGGTATCGGCGCTGCGCTCTTCATGGACAATCTGGTCGGTCCCGGCGTCGACATGACGGCGATGAGAGCCGCGGTCGCCAACAAGAACACCTGGGTGATCGCACTGTTGTACATCGGGACGTTCGGCTCGTTCATCGGCTTCTCGTTCGCGTTCGCGCAGCTGCTGGTCATCAACTTCAAAGCAGACGGTCAGTCTGCAAGTGACGCCGCGCTGCATGCCGCCTCGATCGCGTTCATCGGGCCGTTGCTCGGTTCGATCAGCCGCGTGTACGGCGGGAAGCTCGCCGACCGCATCGGCGGAAGCGTGGTCACGCTCGGGGTGTTCGTCGGCATGATCGGGGCCGCGGCACTTCTGATCGTCGGGAACGGTTCACTCACCGTCTCCGTGATCGCCTTCATCGCCCTCTTCGTGTTGTCTGGCATGGGCAACGGATCGGTGTACAAGATCATCCCGTCGGTGTTCGATGCGGCATCACGGTCTTTGCCTCTCGACGAGGCTGGGCGCTCGGACTATTCGCGGTCCATGTCGGGTGCGGTCATCGGAATCGCCGGCGCCGTCGGCGGCCTGGGAGGCGTCGGCATCAACCTGGTGCTTCGGCAGTCGTACCAGTCCGGTGACGCCGGATCCGGAGTGTGGGCGTTCACCGTCTTCGCGGTGTTCTATCTGATCGCCGCCCTGGTCACCTGGCGTGCCTATGTCGCCACGCCCGCCGCGGTCAGCGGCGGCGACGCGCAGGCACCCGCGTCGGAACCGGCAACATCTGGAACGATTGCTTCATGA
- a CDS encoding metalloregulator ArsR/SmtB family transcription factor, which produces MDADLVFKALADSGRRRLLDMLHERSGLTLGELCDGLDMRRQSVSQHLALLEEAALVSSIRDGRRKLHYLNAVPIHEIQQRWIWKFEEPTLAVLASVKRHAEESFMTTEQTGSVPDYVYTTYIRATPEQVWDALTDPEITARYWGHAQTSDWKVGSRVDHVRIDGSGTVDVSGRVIETARPTRLVFGFGDPAIADDPDAEISVVAFDIEQGRDIVKLTVTHTNLQSANDLRDISQGWPAVLANLKTLLETGDVLPQEPWTLE; this is translated from the coding sequence GTGGATGCGGACCTCGTTTTCAAAGCGCTTGCGGACTCCGGCCGTCGTCGGCTGCTCGACATGCTTCATGAGCGGTCCGGATTGACGCTGGGGGAGTTGTGCGACGGTCTCGACATGCGTCGGCAGTCGGTGAGTCAACACCTTGCGCTCCTTGAAGAGGCGGCCCTGGTGTCATCGATCCGCGACGGGCGGCGGAAGCTGCACTACCTGAACGCCGTGCCCATCCACGAGATCCAGCAGCGCTGGATCTGGAAGTTCGAAGAACCGACGCTGGCGGTCCTCGCCTCCGTCAAGCGACACGCAGAGGAGAGTTTCATGACCACGGAGCAAACAGGTTCAGTGCCGGACTACGTCTACACCACGTACATTCGGGCGACCCCGGAACAGGTCTGGGACGCGCTCACTGACCCGGAGATCACGGCTCGATACTGGGGCCACGCGCAGACGTCGGACTGGAAGGTGGGCAGCCGCGTCGACCATGTTCGGATCGACGGTTCCGGCACCGTCGACGTGTCGGGTCGCGTGATCGAGACCGCTCGGCCGACGCGGCTGGTGTTCGGTTTCGGCGATCCCGCTATCGCGGACGATCCCGACGCCGAGATCAGCGTCGTCGCGTTCGACATCGAGCAGGGACGCGACATCGTCAAACTCACGGTCACACACACCAACCTGCAGAGTGCGAACGACCTTCGAGACATCAGCCAGGGATGGCCCGCAGTACTCGCGAACCTCAAAACGCTGCTGGAGACCGGCGACGTCCTCCCGCAGGAGCCGTGGACGCTTGAGTGA
- a CDS encoding 2,3-butanediol dehydrogenase — MRAARYYDRSDIRIEDVPEPPVRPGTVAIDVGWCGICGTDLHEFLEGPIFIPPSGCPHPISGESAPVVIGHEFSGTITALGEGVTDLTVGENVVVEPYIVGEDVDTGPGEAYQLSKDMNFIGLGGRGGGLAEKIVVERRWVHPVGDIPLDQAALIEPLSVGHHAYVRSGARAGDVAVIGGAGPIGLLTAAVLKAEGLTVYISELSEARKQMARSTGVADDVLDPRDGDVAARIRELTGGRGADVGFECSSVPVVLDMLLDAVRPGAVIVNVSIWGHKPEVDMPKLVLKEIDLRGTIGYSNDHPATIALVQSGKIDLASFITGRIGLDGLVSEGYDQLINNNERHVKIIVDPRA, encoded by the coding sequence ATGAGAGCAGCGCGTTACTACGACAGAAGCGACATCAGGATCGAAGACGTTCCCGAGCCTCCGGTGCGGCCGGGCACGGTGGCCATCGACGTCGGGTGGTGCGGCATATGCGGGACCGACTTGCACGAGTTCCTTGAGGGGCCGATCTTCATTCCGCCGTCCGGCTGCCCGCACCCGATCTCGGGGGAGTCGGCGCCGGTTGTCATCGGGCATGAGTTCTCCGGGACGATCACGGCACTCGGCGAGGGCGTCACGGACCTCACGGTCGGGGAGAATGTGGTCGTCGAGCCGTACATCGTCGGCGAGGACGTCGACACCGGTCCCGGTGAGGCGTATCAGTTGTCGAAGGACATGAACTTCATCGGCCTCGGCGGGCGTGGAGGCGGGCTCGCGGAGAAGATCGTCGTCGAACGCCGTTGGGTGCATCCGGTCGGCGACATCCCGCTCGACCAAGCCGCGCTCATCGAGCCGTTGTCGGTGGGGCATCACGCCTACGTCCGCTCGGGGGCGCGGGCGGGTGACGTCGCAGTCATCGGAGGCGCCGGCCCGATCGGATTGCTCACCGCGGCCGTGCTCAAGGCCGAGGGGCTCACGGTGTACATCTCGGAGCTGTCGGAGGCGCGCAAGCAGATGGCGCGGTCGACGGGGGTCGCCGACGACGTCCTCGATCCGCGTGACGGCGACGTCGCCGCGCGGATCCGGGAACTCACCGGCGGCCGCGGCGCCGACGTCGGATTCGAATGCTCGTCGGTGCCGGTGGTCCTCGACATGCTGCTCGACGCGGTGCGACCGGGAGCCGTGATCGTCAATGTGTCGATCTGGGGGCACAAGCCCGAGGTCGATATGCCGAAACTTGTGCTCAAGGAGATCGACCTACGCGGAACGATCGGCTACTCCAACGATCATCCGGCGACGATCGCGCTGGTTCAGTCGGGGAAGATCGATCTCGCGTCGTTCATCACCGGCCGTATCGGACTCGACGGCCTCGTCTCCGAGGGCTACGACCAGTTGATCAACAACAACGAACGCCATGTGAAGATCATCGTCGACCCGCGTGCCTGA
- the cmrA gene encoding mycolate reductase (Catalyzes the final step in mycolic acid biosynthesis.) translates to MPVPPSASARAVVTGASSGIGMALARALAARGHSVILVARRGEILEELATELRSRFAVEAEVRAVDLSDLEAVGVLCDELAGRQISVLCNNAGIATFGPIAELDAAYERAQVRLNAVAVHDLTLAVLPQMIERNTGGILMVGSAAGNMPIPNNATYAATKAFVNTFSESLRGELRGTGVHVTLLAPGPVRTQTPAPEDQSIVDKMVPDFLWHSSEKVAEMSLDALARNKMRVVPGTLSKAMSVAGGYSPRAIVAPIVGGFYGKLGEGD, encoded by the coding sequence ATGCCAGTACCTCCTTCTGCCTCCGCCCGCGCTGTCGTCACCGGCGCTTCGTCCGGAATCGGCATGGCGCTCGCCAGGGCCCTCGCCGCCCGCGGTCACTCGGTGATCCTGGTGGCCCGCCGCGGCGAGATACTCGAAGAGCTGGCCACCGAACTGCGTTCGCGTTTCGCAGTGGAGGCCGAGGTGCGCGCCGTGGATCTCTCAGATCTGGAGGCCGTCGGCGTGCTATGCGACGAACTCGCGGGTCGCCAGATCTCGGTGCTGTGCAACAACGCGGGAATCGCGACGTTCGGTCCGATCGCCGAACTCGACGCCGCATACGAACGCGCCCAGGTCCGGCTGAACGCCGTCGCCGTCCACGACCTGACGCTGGCCGTCCTGCCGCAGATGATCGAACGGAACACCGGCGGCATCCTCATGGTCGGTTCCGCCGCGGGCAACATGCCGATCCCGAACAACGCCACCTACGCGGCGACCAAGGCGTTCGTCAACACGTTCAGCGAATCGCTGCGCGGTGAGCTCAGGGGCACGGGTGTGCACGTGACACTCCTGGCGCCCGGCCCGGTCCGCACCCAGACGCCCGCTCCGGAGGACCAGTCGATCGTCGACAAGATGGTCCCCGACTTCCTCTGGCATTCCTCGGAGAAGGTCGCCGAGATGAGCTTGGACGCCCTCGCACGGAACAAGATGCGCGTCGTTCCCGGCACGCTGTCGAAGGCGATGTCGGTGGCGGGCGGGTACTCCCCGCGGGCGATCGTCGCGCCGATCGTCGGCGGCTTCTACGGCAAGCTCGGCGAGGGCGACTAG
- a CDS encoding AI-2E family transporter, with product MTETEPDSPDDLNAATVRSTARAVRSIGALSWSIIGVVVLLILAAAAISAISGIVVPLIIATILGIVLEPGAALLRRHRVPPVVATLLVMLAAVVVGGALATLVVFGIVDQWSQIYDQLMVGWNTLLEWLRDHDLDTAAAEHLRTAVADYAPQLGQGVLGVVTSTFYGLLSVILGTFFSLFFLFFVLRDGYRFPAWVSRAGLDPVEVSAVADLSRQSVRGYFSGTAKTAVITAPIFMIPMLILGVPLPIPIFILYFFLSFLPYVGAWLTGAVVVLIALGSGGTTAALIMLVTFIVSNGSVQSAVSSWALGSSLKIHPVLVLLSTIIGGAIAGMIGMVLGPPVVAATVKSVSEVRRLRAASTST from the coding sequence GTGACCGAGACCGAACCCGACAGCCCGGACGATCTGAACGCCGCGACTGTTCGTTCCACAGCCCGCGCGGTGCGGTCGATCGGAGCGCTCAGCTGGTCGATCATCGGTGTGGTCGTCCTACTGATCCTGGCGGCCGCCGCGATCAGCGCGATCAGCGGAATCGTGGTTCCGCTCATCATCGCGACGATCCTCGGGATCGTGCTGGAACCGGGTGCGGCGTTGCTGCGCCGACATCGGGTCCCGCCGGTCGTCGCGACACTCCTGGTGATGCTCGCCGCCGTGGTGGTGGGCGGAGCTCTGGCCACCCTCGTAGTTTTCGGCATCGTCGATCAGTGGTCGCAGATCTACGACCAGCTGATGGTCGGGTGGAACACGCTGCTGGAATGGTTGCGCGATCACGACCTCGACACCGCGGCCGCAGAGCACCTCCGAACAGCGGTCGCCGACTACGCGCCTCAACTCGGCCAAGGTGTCCTCGGCGTCGTGACCAGCACGTTCTACGGTCTGCTATCGGTGATTCTCGGGACGTTCTTCTCGTTGTTCTTCTTGTTCTTCGTGCTGCGCGACGGCTACCGGTTTCCGGCGTGGGTCTCGCGGGCCGGACTCGATCCTGTCGAGGTGTCGGCCGTCGCGGACCTCTCGCGTCAATCGGTGCGAGGCTACTTCTCGGGAACTGCCAAGACCGCTGTGATCACGGCGCCGATCTTCATGATCCCGATGCTGATCCTCGGCGTCCCGCTGCCGATCCCGATCTTCATCCTGTACTTCTTCCTGTCGTTCCTGCCGTACGTGGGCGCTTGGCTCACAGGCGCGGTCGTCGTACTGATCGCGCTCGGGTCCGGTGGAACAACGGCGGCTCTGATCATGTTGGTGACGTTCATCGTGTCGAACGGATCCGTGCAAAGCGCGGTCAGTTCGTGGGCACTCGGTTCGTCGCTCAAGATCCACCCGGTGCTGGTCTTGCTGTCGACGATCATCGGGGGAGCGATCGCGGGAATGATCGGCATGGTCCTCGGTCCGCCCGTCGTGGCGGCGACGGTCAAATCCGTCTCCGAGGTTCGTCGACTTCGCGCCGCGTCCACATCGACGTGA
- the orn gene encoding oligoribonuclease translates to MQDKLVWIDCEMTGLDLGSDKLIEIAALVTDSDLNILGEGVDVVIHADDEALANMPDVVTEMHAKSGLTEEVRASTVTLAEAEEMVLAYLRQHVSATGTVPLAGNSIATDRGFITRDMPRLDSFLHYRMVDVSSIKELTRRWFPAIYFGQPPKGLAHRALADIRESILELRYYRAAAFVPAPGPDSKTLEKIVSDLGPA, encoded by the coding sequence GTGCAAGACAAACTCGTATGGATCGACTGTGAAATGACCGGCCTCGATCTGGGCTCGGACAAGCTCATCGAGATCGCCGCCCTCGTCACCGATAGCGACTTGAATATCCTCGGGGAAGGTGTCGACGTGGTGATCCACGCCGACGACGAGGCGCTCGCGAACATGCCCGACGTCGTCACCGAGATGCACGCGAAGTCGGGCCTCACCGAAGAGGTCCGCGCATCCACTGTCACCCTCGCCGAGGCCGAGGAGATGGTGCTCGCGTACCTCCGTCAGCATGTGAGCGCGACCGGCACCGTTCCGCTCGCCGGCAATTCGATCGCGACCGACCGCGGTTTCATCACGCGGGACATGCCGCGCCTCGACTCGTTCCTCCACTACCGGATGGTGGACGTGAGCTCGATCAAGGAACTGACTCGCCGCTGGTTCCCAGCGATCTACTTCGGCCAGCCCCCGAAGGGCCTGGCGCACCGTGCGCTCGCAGACATCCGCGAGTCGATTCTGGAGCTGCGGTACTACCGTGCGGCGGCGTTCGTGCCCGCTCCCGGTCCCGACTCGAAGACGCTCGAGAAGATCGTCAGCGACCTCGGCCCCGCCTGA
- a CDS encoding NADPH-dependent 2,4-dienoyl-CoA reductase yields MSAQTAEPNTHYPLLFEPLQIGGTTLRNRIVMGSMHTGLEDRLWDTPKLAAYYAERARGGVGLIITGGFSPSRTGLLLPFAGKMTNQADVLRHREFTKAVHAENGKIALQLIHAGRYGYTPFKVAAGSEPSPIHPFKHFQMTEQVIWHVIRSFGQGAKLARRAGYDAIEIMGGEGYLINQFLCPHTNDRTDKWGGSTENRQRFLLEIIKEIRKQVPRDYPIILRQSVADFVKNGQTFDEIAQLARKAEELGVDAINTDIGWHEAQVPTIVTSVPRGAFVKFTERLRDVVSIPLIASNRINTPEFAEEILGGGKVDAVSMARPLLADPEFANKAEQGRSDEINTCIGCNQACLDHAFVGKKVSCLLNPRAGRETVLTLGATRTAKRVAVVGAGPAGLSAAVSAAQRGHRVDLFEGGDTIGGQFSIAARIPGKEEFSETIRYFTRQLEINNVTVHLGTRVTAQDIIDGGFDQVVVATGVVPRIPDIDGIDHPMVVSYADAVLGHREIGKRVAVIGAGGIGFDVTEFLTVDESPTLNLKEWEQEWGVTEDLDTPGFVTKPRPLPATRQVYLVQRKPGGQGKTLGKTSGWVHRATVKMKGVEQISGASYDKIDDAGLHITVRDKEGNVTGQRVLEVDNVVVCAGQESVRDLVDPLTEAGVITHVIGGADLASELDAKRAIRQGTEVAAGMP; encoded by the coding sequence ATGTCAGCCCAGACGGCCGAGCCAAACACCCACTATCCGCTCCTGTTCGAGCCCCTGCAGATCGGTGGCACCACGCTGCGGAACCGTATCGTCATGGGTTCCATGCACACCGGCCTCGAAGACCGCCTGTGGGACACGCCGAAGCTCGCGGCGTACTACGCCGAGCGCGCCCGCGGCGGTGTCGGCCTGATCATCACGGGTGGATTCTCTCCGTCGCGGACCGGTCTGCTGCTGCCGTTCGCGGGCAAGATGACCAACCAGGCCGACGTCCTGCGTCACCGCGAGTTCACCAAGGCCGTGCATGCCGAGAACGGCAAGATCGCGCTCCAGCTGATCCACGCCGGGCGGTACGGCTACACGCCGTTCAAGGTGGCCGCGGGCAGTGAGCCGTCACCGATCCACCCGTTCAAGCACTTCCAGATGACCGAGCAGGTCATCTGGCACGTGATCCGTTCGTTCGGCCAGGGAGCCAAGCTCGCCCGCCGTGCGGGATACGACGCGATCGAGATCATGGGCGGCGAGGGCTACCTGATCAACCAGTTCCTGTGCCCCCACACCAATGACCGCACGGACAAGTGGGGCGGTTCGACGGAGAATCGTCAGCGCTTCCTGCTGGAGATCATCAAGGAGATCCGCAAGCAGGTGCCGCGCGACTACCCGATCATCCTGCGTCAGAGCGTCGCCGACTTCGTGAAGAACGGTCAGACGTTCGACGAGATCGCGCAGCTCGCGCGCAAAGCCGAGGAGCTCGGCGTCGACGCGATCAACACCGACATCGGCTGGCATGAGGCGCAGGTCCCGACCATCGTCACGTCGGTTCCTCGGGGCGCGTTCGTCAAGTTCACCGAGCGTCTTCGCGACGTGGTGTCGATCCCGCTTATCGCGTCCAACCGCATCAACACCCCCGAGTTCGCCGAGGAGATCCTCGGAGGCGGCAAGGTCGACGCCGTCTCGATGGCGCGTCCGCTGCTCGCCGACCCGGAGTTCGCGAACAAGGCCGAGCAGGGCCGCTCCGACGAGATCAACACGTGCATCGGCTGCAATCAGGCGTGCCTGGACCATGCGTTCGTCGGCAAGAAGGTCTCGTGCCTGCTGAATCCGCGCGCCGGACGCGAGACCGTCCTGACGCTCGGCGCCACACGAACGGCCAAGAGGGTCGCCGTCGTCGGCGCAGGCCCCGCCGGCCTGTCCGCGGCGGTCTCGGCGGCACAGCGCGGCCATCGCGTTGACCTCTTCGAGGGCGGCGACACCATCGGCGGCCAGTTCTCCATCGCGGCCCGCATCCCGGGCAAAGAGGAGTTCAGCGAGACGATCCGCTACTTCACCCGCCAGCTCGAGATCAACAACGTCACCGTGCACCTCGGTACACGTGTGACCGCTCAGGACATCATCGACGGAGGTTTCGACCAAGTGGTCGTCGCGACCGGCGTGGTTCCTCGCATCCCGGACATCGACGGCATCGATCACCCGATGGTCGTGTCTTACGCCGACGCGGTCCTCGGTCACCGCGAGATCGGCAAGCGCGTCGCGGTGATCGGCGCGGGCGGCATCGGTTTCGACGTGACCGAGTTCCTGACTGTCGATGAGTCCCCCACCCTCAATCTGAAGGAATGGGAGCAGGAGTGGGGCGTCACCGAAGACCTGGACACTCCCGGCTTCGTCACCAAGCCGCGCCCGCTCCCCGCGACTCGCCAGGTGTACCTGGTGCAGCGCAAGCCCGGCGGCCAGGGCAAGACGCTGGGCAAGACGTCCGGCTGGGTGCACCGCGCAACGGTCAAGATGAAGGGCGTGGAGCAGATCTCGGGCGCGAGCTACGACAAGATCGACGACGCGGGACTCCACATCACGGTGCGGGACAAGGAGGGCAACGTGACGGGTCAGCGTGTCCTCGAGGTCGACAACGTCGTCGTCTGCGCGGGCCAGGAATCGGTCCGCGACCTCGTCGATCCGCTGACCGAGGCGGGCGTGATCACCCACGTCATCGGTGGAGCCGATCTCGCGTCCGAGCTCGACGCCAAGCGAGCAATCCGTCAGGGAACGGAAGTCGCCGCGGGCATGCCGTGA
- a CDS encoding PadR family transcriptional regulator produces the protein MALEHAILVSLTERPGTGYEIGQQFVRSIGYFWSATHQQIYRTLKKLHTDGLVSFEEIEQDGRPDKKVYTISDAGRAMLAEWVVTPTPFAPLRSDLGVKLRAADMGDLNESIAQLAAHRDEAAAMLEVYSGFERDYYPDPDALHGRRLNQYLVLRGGIRMCRSTLDWCDEALEGLHRELRRTTATATA, from the coding sequence ATGGCATTGGAGCACGCCATCCTCGTCTCACTGACCGAACGACCGGGGACCGGCTACGAGATCGGGCAGCAGTTCGTGCGGTCGATCGGGTACTTCTGGTCGGCCACACATCAGCAGATCTATCGCACTCTCAAGAAACTGCACACCGACGGACTGGTGAGTTTCGAGGAGATCGAGCAGGACGGCCGCCCGGACAAGAAGGTCTACACGATCTCCGACGCCGGTCGCGCCATGCTCGCCGAATGGGTCGTCACCCCGACCCCGTTCGCTCCGCTCCGCAGTGATCTCGGCGTGAAACTGCGCGCCGCCGACATGGGCGATCTCAATGAGTCGATCGCCCAGCTCGCCGCTCATCGTGACGAGGCAGCCGCCATGCTCGAGGTGTACTCCGGCTTCGAACGCGACTACTACCCCGACCCCGATGCACTGCACGGGCGTCGTCTCAATCAGTACCTCGTGCTCCGCGGCGGAATCCGCATGTGCCGAAGCACCCTTGACTGGTGCGATGAAGCACTCGAAGGCCTGCATCGGGAACTCCGCCGAACCACAGCCACAGCCACAGCCTGA